One stretch of Arthrobacter polaris DNA includes these proteins:
- a CDS encoding acyl-CoA dehydrogenase: MTNVITSVSPAANNGSTGVDVAELGEVLLGQWAQVRLAARELAGQPELHKVEGLSHTEHRKLVFKQMGILVQQNGVHRAFPTRLGGSNDHGGNVAGFEELVIADPSLQIKGGVQXGLFGSAVLHLGNEEHQNQWLPGIMNLEIPGCFAMTEIGHGSDVASIATTATYNQATQEFSINTPFRAAWKEYIGNAAVDGLAAVVFAQLITRGVNHGVHAFYVQLRDPKTKEFLPGVQGRDDNIKGGLNGIDNGQLAFNNVRXPRTNLLNRYGDVTADGTYSSPIASPGRRFFTMLGTLVQGRVSLNGAAVATSKVALKIAIQYATERRQFNAASDTEEVVLLDYQRHQRRLLPLLATTYAAAFAHEELLVKFDDVFSGAHDTDEDRQDLETLAAALKSLTTWHALDTLQECREACGGAGFMVENRFTSLRADLDVYATFEGDNTVLLQLVAKRLLADYSKEFRNLDFGVLARFVVGQAADLTLNKTGLRQVAQFVADTGSAQKSAKALKDEDTQRQMLADRVQTMVAEVAGALKEAAKLPKEKGAEIFNNNQNDLIEAARAHAELLQWEAFTAALNRITDPGTKRVLTSLRDLFGLSLIEKHLDWYLMNGRISMQRARTLAPYINRVLAKLRPHALDLVDAFGYGPEHLRATIATGIERERQDEARDYYRTLRASSSAPIDEKVLIQKAKAASKK; this comes from the coding sequence ATGACCAACGTAATAACTTCAGTTTCTCCCGCAGCTAACAATGGCAGTACCGGCGTTGATGTTGCTGAGCTCGGTGAGGTTCTCCTGGGCCAGTGGGCACAGGTTCGTCTGGCTGCGCGTGAGCTCGCCGGACAGCCTGAACTGCACAAAGTGGAAGGCCTGAGCCACACGGAGCATCGTAAATTGGTGTTCAAGCAAATGGGAATACTTGTACAACAAAACGGTGTGCACCGCGCATTTCCTACCCGTCTCGGAGGCAGCAATGACCATGGCGGCAATGTAGCCGGCTTTGAGGAACTGGTGATTGCCGATCCCTCACTGCAGATCAAAGGTGGCGTGCAATGNGGGCTGTTCGGTTCTGCCGTGTTGCACCTGGGCAATGAAGAGCATCAGAACCAATGGCTCCCTGGGATCATGAACTTGGAGATCCCGGGCTGCTTTGCCATGACAGAGATCGGGCATGGATCCGATGTGGCGTCGATCGCTACGACGGCAACTTATAACCAAGCCACCCAGGAGTTCAGCATCAACACTCCATTCAGGGCTGCTTGGAAGGAATACATCGGCAATGCCGCCGTGGATGGTCTTGCTGCCGTTGTCTTTGCGCAGCTCATTACCCGTGGCGTGAACCACGGTGTGCATGCGTTTTACGTTCAACTTCGTGATCCTAAGACCAAAGAATTCCTTCCCGGTGTTCAGGGCAGGGATGACAACATCAAGGGCGGCCTCAACGGCATTGACAACGGCCAGCTTGCCTTCAACAATGTGCGCATNCCCCGTACCAACCTGCTCAACCGCTACGGTGATGTGACGGCCGATGGCACCTACAGTTCACCGATCGCCAGCCCCGGACGGCGCTTCTTCACCATGTTGGGCACCCTCGTCCAGGGCCGTGTCTCGCTCAACGGTGCAGCTGTCGCAACCTCCAAGGTCGCCTTGAAGATCGCCATTCAATATGCCACTGAACGCCGCCAGTTCAATGCTGCCTCGGACACCGAAGAAGTGGTGTTGCTGGACTACCAGCGCCACCAGCGCCGGCTACTTCCATTGCTGGCAACCACTTACGCTGCCGCCTTTGCCCACGAGGAACTGTTGGTGAAGTTCGACGACGTGTTCTCCGGCGCCCATGACACTGACGAGGACCGTCAAGACTTGGAAACACTGGCGGCAGCATTGAAATCCTTGACAACCTGGCATGCATTAGACACTCTGCAGGAGTGCCGTGAGGCATGCGGTGGGGCAGGCTTCATGGTGGAGAACAGGTTCACCTCCCTCCGCGCTGACTTGGATGTGTACGCAACTTTCGAGGGTGACAATACGGTACTACTGCAACTGGTGGCTAAGCGTCTGCTCGCTGACTACAGCAAGGAGTTCCGCAACCTGGACTTTGGTGTTCTAGCGCGGTTTGTTGTTGGCCAGGCAGCCGATCTGACACTGAACAAGACGGGGCTGCGTCAAGTGGCACAGTTTGTTGCTGACACCGGCTCCGCACAGAAGTCCGCCAAGGCTTTGAAGGACGAAGATACCCAGCGTCAGATGCTGGCCGACAGGGTCCAGACCATGGTTGCTGAGGTTGCTGGTGCTTTGAAGGAGGCAGCAAAGTTACCCAAGGAGAAGGGCGCTGAGATCTTCAACAATAACCAAAATGATCTGATTGAGGCAGCCAGGGCGCATGCCGAGCTGCTGCAGTGGGAAGCCTTCACTGCGGCCTTGAACCGGATCACTGACCCAGGAACCAAGAGGGTTCTGACCAGTCTGCGCGACCTGTTTGGCCTGAGCCTCATTGAAAAGCACCTTGACTGGTACTTGATGAACGGCAGGATCTCCATGCAGCGTGCCCGTACCTTAGCTCCGTACATCAACCGGGTTCTGGCTAAATTGCGACCCCATGCGCTGGATCTAGTGGATGCGTTTGGTTACGGCCCCGAGCACCTGCGCGCCACCATTGCAACAGGTATTGAGCGTGAGCGTCAGGACGAAGCCCGCGACTACTACCGCACCCTGCGCGCCAGCTCCTCCGCCCCGATTGATGAGAAGGTTCTGATTCAGAAGGCAAAGGCTGCTTCAAAGAAATAG
- a CDS encoding acetyl-CoA C-acetyltransferase has protein sequence MSNKRRSRRRELHDHPLTPGTATTAAASKTSVSTAATGPRTRKAVIVGGNRIPFARSGGAYAHSSNQDMLTAALDGLVARFGLANEEIGEVAAGAVLKHSXXFNLTREAVLGSALAATTPAYDLQQACATGMEAVIGLSNKIKLGQIDSGIAGGVDSASDALIAVSEGLRAILLDLNRAKTMGQXVKILSRIRPKDXSPDAPSTGEPRTGLSMXEHQALTTAQWKISRQAQDELALASHKXLAAAFDRNFFDDLITPFRGLTRDSNLRADSSLEKLAKLKPAFGKSLGDAATMTAGNSTPLTDGASTVLIASQEWAAARDLPILADVVDGEAAAVDFVHGKDGLLMAPAFAVPRLLARNGLTLDDIDYFEIHEAFAGTVLSTLAAWEDEEFGTTRLGLNGAXGTVDRAKFNVNGSSLAAGHPFAATGGRLVATLAKMLHERGQVDGRPARGLISVCAAGGQGVVAILEAR, from the coding sequence ATCAGTAACAAACGGCGTTCCCGAAGGAGAGAGCTTCATGACCACCCCTTAACACCAGGCACCGCAACAACAGCGGCAGCGTCCAAAACCTCAGTCAGTACAGCCGCAACGGGTCCCAGGACTCGAAAGGCTGTCATCGTGGGCGGAAACCGTATCCCGTTTGCACGCTCCGGTGGCGCCTACGCGCACTCTTCAAATCAGGACATGCTCACAGCAGCGTTGGATGGTTTGGTTGCTCGTTTCGGCTTGGCAAATGAAGAAATCGGTGAAGTTGCTGCTGGTGCAGTTCTGAAGCACTCCNGGNACTTCAATCTCACACGTGAAGCAGTTCTGGGTTCAGCTCTTGCTGCCACAACGCCCGCTTACGATCTCCAGCAGGCGTGCGCAACGGGTATGGAAGCAGTCATCGGGCTTTCCAACAAGATCAAGCTGGGTCAGATTGATTCGGGCATTGCCGGTGGTGTTGATTCCGCCTCGGATGCCCTGATAGCAGTCAGTGAAGGTCTGCGCGCTATATTGCTTGACCTTAACCGCGCCAAAACAATGGGCCAANAGGTGAAGATCCTCAGCCGGATCAGGCCTAAGGACCNNTCTCCGGATGCTCCCTCAACCGGCGAACCGCGCACGGGGCTCTCTATGNGGGAGCACCAGGCACTCACTACAGCGCAGTGGAAGATCAGTCGTCAGGCCCAGGATGAGTTGGCTCTTGCCAGCCATAAANACCTAGCGGCAGCCTTCGATAGGAACTTCTTTGATGACCTGATTACCCCGTTCCGTGGGCTGACCCGCGATTCGAATCTGCGGGCCGATTCAAGCCTAGAGAAGTTGGCCAAGCTCAAGCCGGCCTTCGGTAAGTCACTCGGGGATGCCGCCACCATGACCGCGGGCAACTCGACCCCGCTGACCGACGGCGCATCCACCGTCTTGATTGCTTCACAGGAATGGGCTGCTGCGCGTGATCTGCCCATCTTGGCCGACGTCGTTGACGGTGAGGCGGCAGCCGTTGACTTTGTGCACGGCAAGGACGGACTGCTCATGGCCCCGGCTTTTGCCGTCCCTCGTCTGTTGGCCCGCAACGGCCTGACGCTGGATGACATTGATTACTTTGAAATCCACGAAGCCTTCGCTGGTACGGTCCTGAGCACACTCGCGGCGTGGGAAGATGAAGAATTTGGCACCACCCGTCTTGGCCTAAATGGTGCTNTTGGCACGGTCGATCGAGCCAAGTTTAACGTCAACGGCTCCTCCCTGGCCGCAGGACACCCCTTCGCCGCAACAGGTGGCCGCCTCGTCGCCACGCTGGCGAAAATGCTCCACGAACGTGGCCAGGTTGATGGACGCCCAGCCCGAGGCTTGATTTCCGTCTGTGCCGCCGGCGGTCAAGGCGTAGTGGCCATCTTGGAAGCACGGTGA
- a CDS encoding 3-oxoacyl-ACP reductase, translating to MSSQNRVASVREKADKYTEFVSRGFGKDLAKRLGLPQPGILRRYTXAAPLVEGPILVVGQXAGSDAVATVLLGWHQDVRRHATPKEKLGAIVVVVDELGHPEQLSAPMLAVGAALRDLNKNARVVTISRPAAVGDEPAVAAGRNGVDGIVRSLAKELRAGATANGVLLANGIAADSPSAMSALRFFLSGRSAFVDGQFLSASSVGSTQQPDWDKPLEGNVAVVTGAARGIGAAIARTLARDGATVIVVDVPAAGDHLATVANEIRGTALQLDITNPDAGSRILEHAMGRYGRLDIVVHNAGITRDKLLANMDASRWDSVIAVNIASQLRMNEAFLASNDFTTNVRIISVGSTSGIAGNRGQTNYAASKAGVMGMVRSTAXLLAKQGGTVNAVAPGFIETDMTAKIPXATREVARRLNSLQQGGKPSDVAEAIAFXAQPNAAGVTANILRVCGQNLVGQ from the coding sequence ATGTCATCTCAGAACAGAGTTGCCTCCGTGCGGGAGAAGGCAGATAAATACACCGAGTTCGTCAGCCGAGGTTTCGGGAAGGATCTGGCCAAACGCTTGGGCCTGCCGCAGCCTGGAATTCTTCGCCGGTATACCNCTGCGGCACCCTTGGTGGAGGGTCCTATTCTGGTGGTGGGCCAGNGGGCAGGGTCCGACGCCGTTGCAACAGTCTTGCTTGGCTGGCACCAAGATGTGCGCCGGCATGCAACACCCAAGGAAAAATTGGGTGCCATCGTGGTGGTCGTGGATGAGTTGGGGCACCCTGAACAGCTGTCAGCTCCCATGCTGGCCGTCGGTGCCGCGTTGCGCGATCTGAACAAGAACGCACGAGTTGTCACCATCTCGCGTCCAGCAGCGGTGGGAGATGAACCCGCAGTGGCCGCCGGCCGCAACGGCGTTGACGGAATTGTCCGTTCGTTGGCCAAGGAACTCCGCGCCGGTGCAACTGCCAACGGGGTCTTGTTGGCGAACGGCATCGCGGCGGATTCTCCAAGCGCCATGTCAGCGCTGCGCTTCTTTCTCTCCGGCCGATCGGCCTTTGTTGATGGCCAGTTCCTGAGCGCATCTTCAGTAGGTTCAACCCAGCAACCTGACTGGGACAAGCCACTGGAGGGAAACGTAGCCGTTGTTACGGGTGCCGCGCGAGGGATTGGTGCCGCGATTGCTCGCACGCTTGCCCGCGACGGTGCCACTGTGATTGTTGTTGATGTGCCAGCAGCAGGGGATCATCTGGCCACTGTTGCCAATGAAATCCGTGGCACCGCCTTGCAACTAGACATCACTAACCCGGATGCAGGAAGCCGCATCTTAGAGCATGCGATGGGGCGTTACGGAAGGCTCGATATTGTTGTCCACAATGCCGGTATCACCCGGGACAAGCTGCTGGCGAACATGGATGCTTCTCGATGGGATTCAGTCATCGCCGTAAACATCGCCTCGCAGCTGCGTATGAACGAAGCCTTTCTGGCAAGTAATGACTTCACTACTAATGTGCGCATCATCAGTGTTGGATCAACCAGCGGTATTGCTGGCAACCGGGGACAGACCAACTATGCCGCATCCAAGGCCGGGGTCATGGGCATGGTCCGTTCCACTGCCNCCTTGCTGGCCAAACAGGGTGGCACAGTGAACGCCGTTGCGCCCGGTTTTATTGAAACGGACATGACGGCCAAGATTCCTNTTGCCACACGCGAGGTTGCTAGGCGCCTGAACAGTCTCCAGCAAGGTGGTAAACCCAGCGATGTGGCAGAAGCGATAGCGTTTNTCGCCCAGCCCAATGCTGCGGGCGTGACGGCGAATATTCTGCGTGTGTGCGGACAGAACTTGGTGGGGCAATGA
- a CDS encoding MaoC/PaaZ C-terminal domain-containing protein produces the protein MTAETVVTQMPSLAKLYVNAAATAAKSRLVRSAPVVALPARAVEVRGVRADLAKVTEFAHLMXEPARDVLPSGYLHAXGFPVAMSVMVQDDFPLPLLGMIHLRNQVEHFAPVLFTDELSVRAWARELTGHKSGTQVQIVAEVHNAEGTELLWRGVSTYLAKGVFLPGLDKPTSATARVDFIPPAPTAQWRLGVDTGRAYAAVSGDFNPIHLSVLSAKALGMRRSIAHGMYAAARVLATVPQAKPNSFSWDISFDSPIFLPGTVLLEVIDHRTDDGAWLSSEFIAWSAHSARKYFSGTVSAGVC, from the coding sequence ATGACAGCCGAGACAGTGGTGACACAAATGCCGTCGCTGGCCAAGCTTTATGTCAATGCTGCTGCTACGGCGGCGAAAAGCCGTCTGGTTCGCTCGGCGCCGGTAGTGGCTTTGCCTGCGAGGGCTGTGGAAGTTCGTGGCGTGCGCGCGGACTTGGCGAAAGTGACCGAGTTCGCTCACCTCATGNGGGAGCCTGCACGCGATGTTCTCCCGTCTGGCTACCTGCACGCCNTTGGTTTTCCCGTGGCTATGAGTGTCATGGTCCAAGACGACTTCCCGCTTCCCTTGCTGGGCATGATTCATCTGCGCAATCAGGTGGAGCATTTCGCTCCCGTGCTCTTTACTGATGAACTCTCTGTCAGGGCGTGGGCGCGGGAGCTGACCGGGCATAAAAGTGGTACCCAAGTTCAGATTGTGGCCGAAGTACACAACGCTGAGGGCACTGAACTATTGTGGCGCGGTGTCTCCACTTATTTGGCGAAGGGCGTCTTCCTGCCCGGTCTTGACAAGCCAACGTCCGCGACCGCCAGAGTCGATTTCATCCCGCCTGCACCGACGGCGCAGTGGCGCCTTGGCGTAGACACTGGCCGGGCCTACGCGGCCGTCTCGGGTGATTTCAATCCGATTCACCTCAGCGTGCTCAGCGCTAAAGCGTTGGGGATGCGCCGATCAATCGCCCATGGCATGTACGCTGCAGCCAGAGTTTTGGCCACTGTTCCACAGGCCAAACCGAACTCTTTCAGCTGGGACATTTCCTTTGATTCACCGATCTTCTTGCCGGGGACCGTATTGTTGGAAGTTATTGACCACAGGACTGACGACGGCGCGTGGTTGAGTTCGGAGTTCATAGCCTGGAGCGCCCACAGCGCCAGGAAGTACTTCAGTGGCACTGTCTCAGCTGGAGTTTGCTGA